One stretch of Rana temporaria chromosome 10, aRanTem1.1, whole genome shotgun sequence DNA includes these proteins:
- the ISOC2 gene encoding isochorismatase domain-containing protein 2 produces the protein MSLSRLGRLGQKSSVLFLCDMQEKFRPNIVFFPQIVSVAARLLQAGKILDIPVIVTEQYPKGLGPTVPELGADGIKKYSKTCFTMLIPEVEKELQSFPERRSVILCGIETQACITSTTLDLLEKGFDVHVVADACSSRSQVDRLVALSRIKQSGAFLTTSEGVILQLLQDSSHPKFKQVQKLIIEPAPDSGLLSFF, from the exons ATGTCACTAAGTCGCCTAGGAAGGCTGGGCCAGAAGTCCAGTGTCCTGTTTTTATGTGACATGCAGGAGAAGTTCAGACCTAACATTGTGTTCTTCCCTCAGATTGTGTCTGTGGCTGCTAGGCTTCTGCAG GCTGGGAAAATTTTAGACATACCAGTTATAGTGACTGAACAATACCCTAAAGGACTTGGCCCCACCGTACCAGAGCTGGGAGCTGATGGCATCAAGAAATACTCCAAGACCTGCTTCACTATGCTGATCCCAGAAGTGGAGAAGGAACTCCAGTCCTTTCCTGAGCGACGTTCTGTTATCCTCTGCGGCATTGAGACACAGGCCTGCATTACG AGTACCACATTGGATCTCCTAGAAAAAGGTTTTGATGTCCATGTTGTAGCTGATGCTTGCTCATCTCGCAG CCAGGTGGACCGTCTTGTGGCTCTTTCCCGCATTAAGCAAAGTGGAGCTTTTCTAACAACAAGTGAAGGGGTGATCTTACAGTTACTGCAGGACTCTTCCCATCCCAAATTTAAACAG GTTCAGAAACTCATCATAGAGCCGGCTCCTGACAGCGGCCTCTTGTCTTTCTTTTAG
- the MPV17L gene encoding mpv17-like protein, translating to MRAFIQFTKRHPWVTNVTIYGSLFASADAVQQKLTKGPNEKIDFKQTAKVAIVGFCFHANFNFFWLRFIERTFPGSTVKNVIRKVACDQLLAAPVTISAFYTGLSLLDGEEDIFKNLKEKFWPTYKTGVFCWTIFQTINFSLIPPIVRTAYIGVCAFMWTTFLCYIRNRDIDQVTTHILQYIPLTSSKTTAQTEKEDGSKSPK from the exons ATGCGTGCCTTCATACAATTCACAAAAAGACACCCCTGGGTGACCAATGTGACAATTTACGGCTCTCTCTTTGCGTCAGCCGATGCTGTCCAACAGAAACTCACTAAGGGACCCAatgaaaaaatagattttaaacaAACTGCTAAGGTTGCAATTGTGGGATTTTGCTTCCATGccaattttaactttttttggctGAGATTTATCGAAAGAACATTTCCAGGATCCACAGTTAAGAACGTCATAAGGAAGGTAGCCTGTGATCAGCTGCTGGCAGCTCCGGTTACAATCAGTGCTTTCTATACAG GTTTAAGTCTTCTGGATGGAGAGGAGGATATCTTTAAAAACCTAAAAGAGAAATTTTGGCCAACGTACAAG ACGGGAGTATTTTGCTGGACCATCTTTCAG ACCATAAATTTCAGCCTGATACCACCAATTGTCAGAACAGCCTACATTGGAGTTTGTGCATTTATGTGGACCACATTTCTCTGTTATATCCGAAACAGAGACATTGACCAGGTGACAAcccatatcctgcaatacatcCCTCTCACGAGCAGTAAAACAACGGCACAGACAGAAAAGGAAGATGGAAGCAAATCTCCCaaataa